From Faecalicatena sp. Marseille-Q4148:
AGGTCATGTGTAATATAGATAACCGTCATCTTCAGTTCTTCCTGAAGCTCGCGGATCAGGTTCAAAATCTGCGCCTGAATCGTTACATCCAACGCTGTTGTAGGCTCATCACAGATCAGAATATCCGGATGACATGCAACTGCGATTGCAATTACAACACGCTGTCTCATACCACCTGAGAATTCATGCGGATACTGATTAAATCTTCTTTCTGCATCCGGAATTCCTACCTTTTTTAACATCTCAAGTGCTTTGCTCTTAGCTTCGGCACCTTTGATTCCCTGATTCAGTTCAATACTTTCCTGAATCTGTTTTCCCACCTTTTTCAGTGGATTCAGAGAAGTCATCGGATCCTGCATTACCATAGAAATTTTCTTTCCGCGGATTGTTCTCCAGTCTTTCTCTTTTTTATATGTTGCCAGATCCTTTCCTTCATACATGATGGATCCGTTTGTAATGCGTCCGTTGGAATCAAGCATTCCCAGGAATGATTTTGTAAATACAGATTTTCCTGAACCTGACTCTCCTACGATCGCAAGTGTTTCCCCTTCATAGAGGTCTAATGAACATCTGCGAATTGCCGTCAGCTTTTTGCCACGCAGGCTAAACTGGATTTCCACATCTTTCGCAGACAATATTGGTTCTTTTGTCATAGCGGTCCTCCAATCTATACATGGTTTCTCGGATCAGCCGCATCAGAGAATGCATTTCCGACAAGATAGAACGTAACTGTAATAATAGATACGATTACCGCCGGGAAAATCAGAAGATACGGACGTTCCAGGAAGAAGTTACGGGCATTCCGAAGCAGAATACCAAGTGACGGTGTGTCAATTCCAAGTCCAAGTCCAAGATAGGACAGTGTAGACTCAAGAGCAATCGTTGCCGGAATTGATAATGCCAGTCTCAAAATAATGATACTGATCAAATATGGTAAGATGTTCTTTGTAAGTACTCTCCATACCGGTGTTCCAAGACATCGTGATGCCAGATTGTATTCTCTGTCACGATACATAATAACAAGGTTTCGAACATTTCTCGCCATCGTGAGCCATCCAAAACCAATCAGAGATACACACATGATTGTAAAAGACTGTCCTACAAGCAGCGCGATCAATGTCATATAGATGATAACCGGAACATTATTAATGATATTATAAACCTCAGTTAAGATACGATCCAGTTTACGGATATATCCCCAAAGACATCCAATAATAACACCAACAACACATTCGCCAAGTGCAACGATCAGCGCCAGCTTAATAGATGTCTGCGCCGCATACCATACCTGACACCAGTAATCACGTCCCAGGTTATCTGTTCCAAACCAGAATTCACTGTTCGGCGTCTGGAATGCCAAAGCTGAATCTGCCTTCAGCGCAGTATATTCATATTTTCCAATGTGCAGTGCTACAAACGAGAAAATAACTAATGCAAAAAAGACTACAGCCATAAATACCGCTGATTTCTTTTTGAGGAAGTTCTGGAACACGGATTTCCAATAAGAATAGTCAGAATATCCGGTACGCTCTGCTGCTTCTGCTGAGTATTCTACAAACCGGAATAAATCATCTTTCTTTTCATTCTCTTTCATTATCGCGTTCCTCCTTTTCCTACAAGTTTAATTCTCGGATCAAGTAACATCATAAGGACATCACCGAGAAATACGCCAAGCGTACCAAGTACTGCATAGAGGATTACAAGTGTCTGCACAACATTAACGTCATAACGAACAATCGCATCTGTCAGAAGCGGTCCCATACCCGGTACAGAGAAGAAACGTTCTACCAGAAGTGATCCGCCGATCGTATAAA
This genomic window contains:
- a CDS encoding ABC transporter ATP-binding protein; translation: MTKEPILSAKDVEIQFSLRGKKLTAIRRCSLDLYEGETLAIVGESGSGKSVFTKSFLGMLDSNGRITNGSIMYEGKDLATYKKEKDWRTIRGKKISMVMQDPMTSLNPLKKVGKQIQESIELNQGIKGAEAKSKALEMLKKVGIPDAERRFNQYPHEFSGGMRQRVVIAIAVACHPDILICDEPTTALDVTIQAQILNLIRELQEELKMTVIYITHDLGVVANVADRVAVMYAGQIVEYGTVNDIFYDAWHPYTWALLSSLPQLGVKGEPLPTIEGTPPNLFNEIHGDAFAPRNKKALAIDFEEEPPFFEVSPTHKAKTWYLDPRAPKIEQPEAIKRLRATMEERG
- a CDS encoding ABC transporter permease — encoded protein: MKENEKKDDLFRFVEYSAEAAERTGYSDYSYWKSVFQNFLKKKSAVFMAVVFFALVIFSFVALHIGKYEYTALKADSALAFQTPNSEFWFGTDNLGRDYWCQVWYAAQTSIKLALIVALGECVVGVIIGCLWGYIRKLDRILTEVYNIINNVPVIIYMTLIALLVGQSFTIMCVSLIGFGWLTMARNVRNLVIMYRDREYNLASRCLGTPVWRVLTKNILPYLISIIILRLALSIPATIALESTLSYLGLGLGIDTPSLGILLRNARNFFLERPYLLIFPAVIVSIITVTFYLVGNAFSDAADPRNHV